A region of Campylobacter armoricus DNA encodes the following proteins:
- a CDS encoding 3'-5' exonuclease has translation MQEYICVFDCESIPDIELIKHIYDFNGDDLSISKQALSKQKEESGSEFLPLPFHKIISICAVIADKFGNFIKVNKIKGESEKQMLEEFFNFIEKHQPRLVSFNGKSYDMPLLVIRALKYNINASAYLDASDKWNNYKSKFAEEKHCDLLESLGSFGQKGLRLDTLCAMAGLPGKYDMHGNEVLELFYQNKVEKIHEYCESDVLNTYMLFLKYELIKGNLTQEDYLNILEHFKEQLLQKHSDKSYQKPFLEAIEKEKNKF, from the coding sequence ATGCAAGAATATATTTGTGTGTTTGATTGTGAAAGTATTCCTGATATAGAGCTAATTAAACACATTTATGATTTTAATGGCGATGATTTAAGTATTAGCAAACAAGCTTTAAGTAAGCAAAAAGAAGAAAGCGGAAGTGAGTTTTTACCCTTACCTTTTCATAAAATTATAAGCATTTGTGCAGTGATTGCAGATAAATTTGGAAATTTCATAAAAGTTAATAAAATCAAAGGCGAGAGTGAAAAACAAATGCTAGAAGAATTTTTTAACTTCATAGAAAAACACCAACCTCGTCTTGTTAGCTTTAATGGTAAAAGCTATGATATGCCTTTGCTTGTCATAAGAGCTTTAAAGTATAATATCAACGCAAGTGCGTATTTAGATGCAAGTGATAAATGGAATAATTACAAAAGTAAATTTGCTGAAGAAAAGCATTGTGATTTATTAGAATCTTTAGGAAGTTTTGGTCAAAAAGGTTTAAGGCTCGATACACTTTGTGCTATGGCAGGACTTCCTGGAAAGTATGATATGCATGGAAATGAAGTATTAGAACTTTTCTATCAAAACAAAGTAGAAAAAATTCACGAATATTGTGAAAGTGATGTGCTAAATACCTATATGTTATTTTTAAAATACGAACTCATTAAAGGAAATTTAACTCAAGAAGATTATCTAAATATTTTGGAGCATTTTAAAGAACAGCTTTTACAAAAACATAGCGATAAAAGTTATCAAAAACCATTTTTAGAGGCCATAGAAAAAGAAAAAAATAAGTTTTAA
- the galE gene encoding UDP-glucose 4-epimerase GalE: protein MKILITGGAGYIGSHTLKQFLETNHEICVLDNLSKGSKKSLDELSKIKPFKFFEQDLSDYAGIKKLFKEEKFDAIVHFAASIEVPESMENPLKYYMNNTANTSNLIQTCLETGVKKFIFSSTAATYGEPQTPIVDEQSPLAPINPYGQSKLMSEKVLQDANMANPEFKYCILRYFNVAGACMSYPIGQRYPKATLLIKVAAEVAMGKREKLYIFGDDYNTKDGTCIRDFIHVDDISSAHLAALEYLENNESNIFNVGYGHGFSVKEVIETMKKVSGVDFKVELAPKRAGDPSVLISNADKIKTLTNWKPKYDDLELICKSAYEWEKQC from the coding sequence ATGAAAATTTTAATCACCGGTGGCGCAGGATACATAGGTTCTCATACTTTAAAACAATTTTTAGAAACAAATCATGAAATTTGTGTGTTAGATAATCTTTCAAAAGGTAGCAAAAAAAGCTTAGATGAACTTTCTAAGATTAAACCTTTTAAGTTTTTTGAGCAAGATTTAAGCGATTATGCTGGGATTAAAAAACTTTTTAAAGAAGAAAAATTTGATGCGATTGTGCATTTTGCAGCAAGTATTGAAGTGCCTGAAAGTATGGAAAATCCTTTAAAATACTATATGAACAACACCGCAAATACAAGCAATTTAATCCAAACTTGTTTAGAAACAGGTGTAAAGAAATTCATTTTTTCTTCAACCGCAGCTACTTATGGAGAGCCACAAACTCCTATCGTAGATGAACAAAGTCCGTTAGCACCGATTAATCCTTATGGGCAAAGCAAACTAATGAGTGAAAAAGTCTTACAAGATGCTAATATGGCTAATCCTGAATTTAAATACTGCATTTTAAGGTATTTCAATGTAGCAGGTGCTTGCATGAGTTATCCTATAGGTCAACGCTATCCAAAAGCTACTTTGCTTATCAAGGTTGCTGCTGAAGTAGCCATGGGAAAAAGAGAAAAGCTTTATATTTTTGGCGATGATTATAATACCAAAGATGGCACTTGTATAAGAGATTTTATCCATGTTGATGATATTTCAAGTGCGCATTTAGCCGCTTTAGAATACCTAGAGAATAACGAAAGCAATATTTTCAATGTTGGCTATGGACATGGCTTTAGTGTAAAAGAAGTTATTGAAACCATGAAAAAAGTAAGTGGAGTTGATTTTAAAGTAGAGCTTGCACCAAAAAGAGCTGGGGATCCTTCTGTACTTATTTCAAATGCAGATAAAATCAAAACTCTAACTAATTGGAAACCAAAATATGATGATTTAGAATTAATCTGCAAAAGTGCTTATGAGTGGGAAAAACAGTGTTAA
- the pglK gene encoding BC-type lipopolysaccharide transporter PglK: MLKKLFYILNAHDKKFLFALLIFSIFIGFIESFAISLIMPFVSVASNFELLEKSSYFQPIYEYLNLPSYKIIAYFGCILIAFYIFRAFLNAFYFHLLARFSKGRYHSLACRIFDKYLHLEYENFTNKNQSELLKTITQEVFHLSTLISAFLLMLSESFVVFLLYTLLLIINYKITLALSAFLLLNAFILIKILSPLVKKASIAREEAMKNYFEILNANLNNLKIIKLKTKEQSTQKLYEIQSGLFAKANISNESMSSIPRIYLEGIGFCMLCFIVVYLVLRYESDISSILATITIFVVALYRLMPSANRIITSYNEITYYKNSLDIIYNILNEKEEKLGDENIEFKEKIALKNLFFAYKGKKNLFKNLNFTLKKNEKIAFIGKSGSGKSTLVDLIIGLLKPSDGTIFVDSVKLSENNLKSFRSKIGYIPQQIYLFNDSIAKNISFGEEVDEKLLHKVIKQANLESFVNSLEDGVHTKVGDSGSFLSGGQRQRIAIARALYQQPEILVLDEATSALDQESEAKIMEEIYKISKDKTLIIIAHRLSTIQGCDRVFEVDHGNLKEQV, translated from the coding sequence GTGTTAAAAAAACTTTTTTATATACTCAATGCCCATGATAAGAAATTTTTATTTGCTTTACTTATTTTTTCTATTTTTATAGGATTTATAGAAAGCTTTGCTATTTCTTTAATCATGCCTTTTGTATCAGTGGCGAGTAATTTTGAGCTTTTAGAAAAAAGCTCCTATTTTCAACCTATATATGAGTATTTAAATTTACCAAGTTATAAAATTATTGCTTATTTTGGCTGTATATTAATCGCCTTTTATATTTTTAGAGCCTTTTTAAATGCTTTTTATTTTCATTTGCTCGCACGCTTTTCTAAAGGGCGCTATCACAGCCTTGCTTGTCGTATTTTTGATAAATACTTACATCTTGAATATGAAAATTTTACTAATAAAAATCAATCAGAACTTTTAAAAACTATCACTCAAGAAGTATTTCATTTAAGCACTTTAATTAGTGCATTTTTGCTTATGCTAAGTGAAAGCTTTGTGGTGTTTTTGCTTTATACTTTATTGCTAATTATCAACTATAAAATCACCCTAGCTTTAAGTGCTTTTTTACTTTTAAATGCTTTTATTTTGATTAAAATTCTCTCACCCTTAGTGAAAAAAGCTTCCATAGCTAGAGAAGAGGCGATGAAAAATTATTTTGAAATTTTAAATGCAAATTTAAACAATCTTAAAATCATCAAACTCAAAACCAAAGAACAAAGCACACAAAAGCTTTATGAAATTCAAAGTGGGCTTTTTGCCAAAGCAAACATTAGCAATGAAAGCATGTCAAGCATACCTAGAATTTATCTCGAAGGTATAGGTTTTTGTATGCTTTGTTTTATCGTGGTGTATTTGGTTTTAAGATATGAAAGTGATATTTCATCTATTTTAGCAACTATTACCATTTTTGTAGTAGCTCTTTATAGGCTTATGCCAAGTGCAAATCGTATCATTACAAGTTATAATGAAATCACATATTATAAAAACTCTTTAGATATTATTTATAACATACTTAATGAAAAAGAAGAAAAGCTAGGTGATGAAAATATTGAATTTAAAGAAAAAATCGCTTTAAAAAATCTTTTCTTTGCTTATAAGGGTAAGAAAAATTTATTTAAAAATTTAAATTTTACACTTAAAAAAAATGAAAAAATCGCTTTTATAGGCAAAAGTGGGAGTGGAAAAAGCACTTTGGTCGATCTTATCATAGGTCTTTTAAAACCAAGTGATGGAACAATTTTTGTTGATAGTGTTAAATTAAGCGAAAATAATTTAAAAAGTTTTAGAAGTAAAATTGGCTACATACCTCAACAAATTTATCTTTTTAATGATTCTATTGCTAAAAATATTAGTTTTGGAGAAGAAGTTGATGAAAAACTTTTACATAAAGTTATAAAACAAGCTAATCTTGAAAGTTTTGTTAATTCACTTGAAGATGGAGTGCATACCAAGGTAGGTGATTCAGGTTCGTTTTTAAGTGGCGGACAAAGACAAAGAATAGCCATAGCAAGAGCACTTTACCAACAACCTGAAATTTTAGTTTTAGATGAAGCAACTAGTGCTCTTGATCAAGAAAGTGAAGCAAAAATTATGGAAGAAATTTATAAAATTTCAAAAGATAAAACTTTAATCATCATCGCTCATAGACTCTCAACCATACAAGGCTGTGATAGAGTATTTGAAGTAGATCATGGAAATTTAAAGGAACAAGTATGA
- the pglH gene encoding GalNAc-alpha-(1->4)-GalNAc-alpha-(1->3)-diNAcBac-PP-undecaprenol alpha-1,4-N-acetyl-D-galactosaminyltransferase — MKITFIIATLNSGGAERVLVTLANEFCKNHEINIIKFHKEDSFYKLDPKINLFTLEQFDFSTLYNKIVSRIKKFKALKQALKNHESDVFISFLDTTNIACIWANKDSNIPLIISEHSSYTYLKSKIWKFLRRISFPYANALTVLSNDDKKYYESFVKKVINMPNPCHFHPIKENLEKENNVIFVGRLDHNKNASMFLKAIARLDKNLQNQYNFLIAGDGELRQDLELEAKSLNIKVQFLGKVENMQELYKKAKIICLCSFIEGLPTILLESLYYQVARISTKYTSGHKDLIDDGKDGFLVDLDDEKALSEKLTLLMQDENLRKELALNAQKRCKDYEVANVAQKWLGLIKEVRV, encoded by the coding sequence ATGAAAATCACTTTCATTATAGCGACTTTAAATTCAGGTGGTGCTGAAAGAGTATTAGTCACTTTAGCTAATGAGTTTTGTAAAAATCATGAAATAAATATTATTAAATTTCATAAAGAAGACTCATTTTACAAGCTTGATCCAAAAATCAACCTTTTCACCCTAGAACAATTTGACTTTTCTACTCTTTATAATAAAATAGTCTCACGCATTAAAAAATTCAAAGCTTTAAAACAAGCACTTAAAAACCATGAAAGTGATGTTTTTATCTCATTTTTAGATACAACCAATATTGCTTGTATTTGGGCAAACAAAGACTCAAATATACCTTTAATCATTAGTGAACATAGCTCTTATACTTATTTAAAATCTAAAATTTGGAAATTTTTACGCCGTATAAGTTTTCCTTATGCTAATGCTTTAACAGTGCTAAGTAATGATGATAAAAAATACTATGAAAGCTTTGTTAAAAAAGTTATCAATATGCCAAATCCTTGCCATTTTCACCCCATAAAAGAAAATTTAGAAAAAGAAAATAATGTCATTTTCGTAGGCAGACTTGATCATAACAAAAACGCTTCAATGTTTTTAAAAGCTATTGCAAGGTTGGATAAAAATTTACAAAATCAATATAATTTTTTAATAGCAGGTGATGGAGAATTAAGACAAGATTTAGAACTAGAAGCCAAGAGTTTAAATATCAAAGTTCAATTTTTAGGTAAAGTTGAAAATATGCAAGAATTATACAAAAAAGCAAAAATTATTTGTCTTTGTTCTTTTATAGAAGGTTTGCCAACGATTTTACTTGAAAGTTTATATTATCAAGTAGCACGCATTAGTACTAAATACACAAGTGGTCACAAAGATTTAATCGATGATGGTAAAGATGGGTTTTTAGTAGATTTAGATGATGAAAAGGCTTTAAGTGAAAAACTCACCCTTTTAATGCAAGATGAAAATTTAAGAAAAGAATTAGCACTCAATGCTCAAAAACGATGTAAAGATTATGAAGTAGCCAATGTGGCACAAAAGTGGCTTGGTTTAATCAAAGAAGTAAGGGTTTAA
- a CDS encoding N-acetylgalactosamine-N,N'-diacetylbacillosaminyl-diphospho-undecaprenol 4-alpha-N-acetylgalactosaminyltransferase, whose amino-acid sequence MKKLAIFIYSLGSGGAERVVSTLLPILNLKYEVHLILMNDKISYDIPEVNIHYLEKSIPSESNLAKFLKLPLLAMKYKKLCEDLKIDLQFVLLNRPNYIALMAKSLGLKSTLIINECTTPSVIYKHNNLNSFINKFLIKKLYNKADLILANSLGNKEDLIQNFNIEAKKCDILYNAIDLENILEKSKEKIDFKEPFILSVGRLDHGKNHTMLIRAYAKVKTDLKLVILGEGILKDELLALIEELNLKNKVFLLGFDKNPYKYMSKCDFFAFASSFEGFSNVLIECLACNCAVLCTDHKSGARELFLNDEFGLLVKVDDEKAMQEGLEKMCNDEELKTNYRQKAFLRAKEFDKISIAKQLFEFFNKV is encoded by the coding sequence ATGAAAAAACTTGCAATTTTTATATATTCTTTAGGAAGTGGTGGTGCTGAAAGAGTTGTATCCACATTGCTACCGATTTTAAATTTGAAATACGAAGTACATTTGATTTTGATGAATGATAAAATTTCATATGATATTCCTGAAGTTAATATTCATTATCTTGAAAAATCAATCCCAAGCGAAAGTAATTTAGCCAAATTTTTAAAACTACCCTTACTAGCTATGAAATACAAAAAACTTTGTGAAGATTTAAAAATAGATTTACAATTTGTATTATTAAATAGACCTAATTATATTGCATTAATGGCAAAATCTCTAGGACTTAAATCAACTCTTATCATCAATGAATGCACCACTCCAAGTGTGATTTATAAACACAATAATCTAAATTCTTTTATCAATAAATTTCTTATAAAAAAGCTTTATAATAAAGCAGATTTAATCTTAGCAAATTCTTTAGGCAACAAAGAAGATTTAATACAAAATTTCAACATAGAAGCTAAGAAATGTGATATTTTATACAATGCCATAGATTTAGAGAATATTTTAGAAAAATCTAAAGAGAAAATAGACTTTAAAGAGCCTTTTATACTAAGCGTTGGAAGGCTTGATCATGGTAAAAATCATACTATGCTTATAAGAGCTTATGCAAAAGTTAAAACTGATTTAAAATTAGTCATTTTAGGTGAGGGTATTTTAAAAGATGAGCTTTTAGCTTTAATTGAAGAATTAAATTTAAAAAATAAAGTCTTTTTGCTAGGTTTTGATAAAAATCCTTATAAATACATGAGTAAATGTGATTTTTTTGCTTTTGCTTCAAGTTTTGAGGGTTTTTCAAATGTTTTAATCGAGTGCTTAGCTTGTAATTGTGCTGTGCTTTGTACTGATCACAAAAGTGGTGCAAGAGAGTTATTTTTAAATGATGAATTTGGGCTTTTAGTAAAGGTAGATGATGAAAAAGCTATGCAAGAAGGTTTAGAAAAAATGTGTAATGATGAAGAATTAAAAACAAACTATAGACAAAAAGCTTTTTTGCGTGCAAAAGAATTTGATAAAATTAGCATAGCAAAGCAATTGTTTGAATTTTTTAATAAGGTTTAA
- a CDS encoding STT3 domain-containing protein — translation MKFQQNFTSNNSIKYTCVLILLAFAFSILCRLYWVAWASEFYEFFFNDQLMITTNDGYAFAEGARDMIAGFHQANDLSYFGSSLSTLTYWLYNILPFSFESIILYMSTFFASLIVVPIILIAREYKLTTYGFIAALLASIANSYYNRTMSGYYDTDMLVLVLPMFILLTFIRLTINKDIFTLLLSPIFIMIYLWWYPSSYSLNFAMIGLFGLYILVFHRKEKIFYLAIALMIIALSMLAWQYKLAFIVLLFAIFAFKEEKINFYMIWSLIFISILILFLSGGLDPVLYQLKFYVLKASDVQNLKDAAFVYFNVNETIMEVNTIDPEVFMQRISSSVLVFILSFIGFILLCKDHKSMLLALPMLALGFMALRAGLRFTIYAVPVMALGFGYFLYAFFNFLEKKQIKLSLKNKNILLIFITFFSIIPALLHIYYYKSSTVFTSYEASILNDLKNKAQREDYVLTWWDYGYPIRYYSDVKTLIDGGKHLGKDNFFSSFILSKEQIPAANMARLSVEYTEKSFKENYPDILKAMVKDYNQTNATNFLESLNNKDFKFDTNKTRDVYIYMPYRMLRIMPVVAQFANTNPDNGEQEKSLFFSQANAIAQDKTTGSVMLDNGVEIINDFRALKLEGATIPLKAFVDIESITNGKFYYNEIDSKAQIYLLFLREYKSFVILDESLYNSSYIQMFLLNQYDQDLFEQITNDARAKIYRLKK, via the coding sequence ATGAAATTTCAGCAAAACTTTACTAGTAATAATTCTATAAAATATACTTGTGTTTTAATCCTTCTAGCTTTTGCTTTTAGTATTTTGTGTAGATTATACTGGGTAGCTTGGGCGAGTGAGTTTTATGAGTTTTTCTTTAATGATCAACTTATGATCACAACTAATGATGGTTATGCTTTTGCAGAAGGTGCAAGAGATATGATAGCAGGCTTTCATCAAGCTAATGATTTATCTTATTTTGGAAGCTCACTTTCTACTTTAACTTATTGGCTTTATAATATTTTACCTTTTAGCTTTGAAAGTATTATTTTATATATGAGTACTTTTTTTGCTTCTTTGATTGTTGTGCCTATTATATTAATCGCAAGAGAATACAAACTCACTACTTATGGCTTTATAGCAGCTTTGCTTGCAAGTATTGCAAATAGTTATTATAACCGCACTATGAGTGGGTATTATGATACTGATATGTTGGTTTTAGTTTTACCAATGTTTATTTTGCTTACTTTTATACGCTTAACTATCAATAAAGATATTTTCACCCTTCTTTTAAGTCCGATTTTCATCATGATTTATTTATGGTGGTATCCATCAAGCTATTCTTTAAATTTTGCCATGATAGGACTTTTTGGACTTTATATTTTAGTATTTCATAGAAAAGAAAAGATTTTTTATCTAGCTATTGCTTTAATGATTATTGCTTTAAGTATGCTAGCATGGCAATATAAACTTGCTTTTATTGTATTGTTATTTGCTATTTTTGCTTTTAAAGAAGAAAAAATCAATTTTTATATGATTTGGAGTCTGATTTTTATCAGTATATTGATTTTGTTTTTGAGTGGTGGTTTAGATCCTGTTTTATACCAGCTAAAGTTTTATGTTCTCAAAGCTTCAGATGTACAAAATTTAAAAGATGCTGCTTTTGTATATTTTAATGTTAATGAAACCATTATGGAAGTAAATACCATTGATCCTGAAGTATTTATGCAAAGAATTAGCTCTAGTGTTTTGGTATTTATTCTTTCTTTTATAGGTTTTATCTTACTTTGTAAAGATCACAAAAGTATGCTTTTAGCCCTACCTATGCTTGCTTTAGGTTTTATGGCTTTAAGAGCTGGGCTTAGATTTACCATTTATGCAGTTCCTGTAATGGCTTTGGGTTTTGGATACTTTTTATATGCATTTTTTAATTTTTTAGAAAAAAAACAAATAAAACTTAGTTTAAAAAATAAAAACATCTTACTAATATTCATTACATTTTTTAGCATAATACCTGCCTTATTACATATATATTATTATAAATCATCTACCGTTTTTACTTCTTATGAAGCTAGTATTTTAAATGATTTAAAAAATAAAGCTCAAAGAGAAGATTATGTTCTTACTTGGTGGGATTATGGTTATCCAATACGCTATTATAGTGATGTAAAAACCTTAATCGATGGTGGAAAACACCTAGGAAAAGATAACTTCTTCTCATCTTTTATCTTAAGCAAAGAACAAATTCCAGCAGCTAATATGGCAAGACTTAGTGTGGAATATACAGAAAAATCTTTTAAAGAAAACTATCCTGATATTTTAAAAGCTATGGTTAAAGATTATAATCAAACAAATGCTACAAATTTTTTAGAAAGTTTAAATAATAAAGATTTTAAATTTGATACTAACAAAACAAGAGATGTATATATTTATATGCCTTATAGAATGTTACGCATTATGCCTGTTGTAGCTCAATTTGCAAATACAAATCCTGATAATGGAGAACAAGAAAAAAGTTTATTTTTCTCTCAAGCTAACGCTATAGCTCAAGATAAAACCACAGGTTCTGTTATGCTTGATAATGGAGTAGAAATTATCAATGATTTTAGAGCTTTAAAACTAGAAGGTGCGACTATACCTTTAAAAGCTTTTGTAGATATAGAATCAATCACTAATGGCAAATTTTATTACAATGAAATTGATTCAAAAGCTCAAATTTATTTACTCTTTTTAAGAGAATACAAAAGCTTTGTGATTTTAGATGAAAGTCTTTACAATAGTTCTTATATACAGATGTTTTTATTAAATCAATACGATCAAGATTTATTTGAGCAAATTACCAATGATGCAAGAGCAAAAATTTATAGGCTAAAAAAATGA
- the pglA gene encoding N,N'-diacetylbacillosaminyl-diphospho-undecaprenol alpha-1,3-N-acetylgalactosaminyltransferase, whose protein sequence is MKIGILTHSAMSVYYFRLALIRALEKNNHEVIIITPKDDFAIKLQELGYKVCFYDLARSSINPLVVFKNLLSLKNTLKSLNLDLLQTSAHKSNTTGIIAAKMAGIKYTFGLVEGLGSFYIDDDFKSKLVRMSINLLYKISFKLANGFIFVNESNALFMKNLGLQEEKIKIIKSVGLNLKQFLPLKITTEEKQAFLKKYNMPDKPIVLMISRALWHKGIKEFYEASKILKDKANFVLVGGVDDNKSCAPLEFLHSNDVFYLGARSDITHLLNLCDIFVLPSYKEGYPRTVLEAQACKKACVVSDAEGCIEAVDNAIDGLICKSKDSKDLAEKIAVLLEDEKLKNTLAQNAFLRAQNYDENIIALKYLDFYRGFINV, encoded by the coding sequence ATGAAAATAGGAATTTTAACCCATAGTGCAATGAGTGTGTATTATTTTCGTCTTGCACTCATTAGAGCTTTAGAAAAAAATAATCATGAAGTTATAATCATCACTCCAAAAGATGATTTTGCTATCAAATTACAAGAGCTAGGCTATAAGGTTTGCTTTTATGATTTGGCTAGATCAAGCATTAATCCTTTGGTTGTTTTTAAAAATCTACTTAGTTTAAAAAATACACTTAAAAGTTTAAATTTAGATCTTTTACAAACAAGCGCACACAAAAGCAATACAACAGGTATTATAGCAGCTAAAATGGCAGGCATTAAATATACTTTTGGCTTGGTTGAGGGCTTAGGAAGTTTTTATATTGATGATGATTTTAAAAGCAAATTAGTAAGAATGAGTATTAACTTACTTTATAAAATTTCTTTTAAACTTGCCAATGGTTTTATTTTTGTCAATGAAAGCAATGCTTTATTTATGAAAAATTTAGGCTTACAAGAAGAAAAAATAAAAATCATTAAATCAGTAGGGTTAAATTTAAAACAATTTTTACCTTTAAAAATTACCACAGAAGAAAAACAAGCTTTTTTAAAAAAATATAATATGCCCGATAAACCTATTGTTTTAATGATTTCAAGAGCACTTTGGCATAAAGGTATTAAAGAATTTTATGAAGCAAGTAAAATTTTAAAAGATAAGGCAAATTTTGTTCTAGTGGGTGGAGTTGATGATAATAAATCTTGTGCTCCATTAGAATTTTTACACTCAAATGATGTTTTTTATCTAGGTGCAAGAAGCGATATTACACATTTATTAAATTTATGCGATATTTTTGTTTTACCAAGTTATAAAGAAGGCTATCCAAGAACCGTTTTAGAAGCACAAGCTTGTAAAAAAGCGTGTGTGGTAAGTGATGCTGAAGGTTGCATTGAAGCAGTGGATAATGCCATAGATGGTTTAATTTGTAAAAGCAAAGATAGTAAAGATTTAGCAGAAAAAATTGCTGTTTTATTAGAGGATGAAAAACTAAAAAATACTTTAGCACAAAATGCTTTTCTTAGGGCACAAAATTATGATGAGAATATCATAGCTTTGAAATATCTTGACTTTTATAGGGGTTTTATAAATGTATAA
- the pglC gene encoding undecaprenyl phosphate N,N'-diacetylbacillosamine 1-phosphate transferase, with protein MYKNGLKRVFDFFLALILLVIFLPFIILIAIILKIVQGSVLFKQARPGLNEKIFYIYKFKTMSDETDKNGELLPDELRLKPFGKLVRSLSLDELPQLFNVLKGDMSFIGPRPLLVEYLPLYNQEQKKRHNVRPGITGWAQINGRNAISWEQKFKYDVEYVQNCSFLFDLKIFFMTIIKVLKRSGVNKEGTATTDKFNGHN; from the coding sequence ATGTATAAAAATGGTTTAAAGCGTGTTTTTGACTTTTTTTTGGCTTTGATTTTATTAGTTATTTTTTTACCCTTTATAATACTCATTGCAATTATCTTAAAAATTGTGCAAGGAAGTGTTCTTTTTAAACAAGCAAGACCGGGATTGAATGAAAAAATTTTTTATATTTATAAATTCAAAACAATGAGTGATGAAACAGATAAAAATGGAGAATTACTTCCTGATGAATTACGCCTAAAGCCTTTTGGCAAACTAGTTAGAAGTTTGAGTTTAGATGAATTACCGCAGCTTTTTAATGTACTTAAAGGTGATATGAGTTTCATAGGCCCAAGACCTTTGCTTGTAGAATACTTGCCCTTATACAACCAAGAACAAAAAAAACGCCATAATGTAAGACCTGGTATTACAGGTTGGGCACAAATTAATGGACGAAATGCTATTTCTTGGGAGCAAAAATTTAAATATGATGTAGAATATGTGCAAAATTGTTCTTTTTTATTTGATCTTAAAATATTTTTTATGACTATCATTAAAGTTTTAAAAAGAAGTGGGGTTAATAAAGAAGGAACTGCTACAACGGATAAATTCAATGGACACAACTAA
- the pglD gene encoding UDP-N-acetylbacillosamine N-acetyltransferase encodes MDTTKSIYIYGSSGHGLVCADVAKNLGYEKIIFLDDYKGLKYHSNLEKHDMFIAIGANHIREKLFKKAKEDGFRLVNLIHKSAIISSSAFLDDEGILIMPNVVVNAKASIAKGVILNTACVIEHECFVDEFSHISVGAKLTGNVKIGKRCFLGVNSSVIPCISVNDDITLGAGAVVVKNLTSKGIYTGVPAKKIKEAK; translated from the coding sequence ATGGACACAACTAAAAGTATTTATATATACGGTTCTAGCGGACATGGCTTAGTCTGTGCTGATGTGGCTAAAAATTTAGGATATGAAAAAATCATTTTTTTAGATGATTATAAAGGCTTAAAATATCATTCAAATTTAGAAAAACACGATATGTTTATTGCTATTGGTGCAAATCATATTAGAGAAAAACTTTTCAAAAAAGCAAAAGAAGATGGATTTAGATTAGTAAATTTGATACACAAAAGTGCTATTATTAGTTCAAGTGCTTTTTTGGACGATGAAGGTATTTTAATTATGCCAAATGTAGTAGTTAATGCTAAAGCTAGTATAGCAAAAGGCGTGATTTTAAATACTGCTTGTGTGATTGAGCATGAGTGTTTTGTAGATGAATTTAGCCATATTAGTGTTGGAGCTAAATTAACAGGAAATGTAAAAATAGGCAAGCGTTGTTTTTTGGGAGTTAATTCAAGCGTTATTCCTTGTATAAGTGTAAATGATGATATAACCTTGGGCGCAGGAGCAGTTGTGGTTAAAAACTTAACTTCTAAAGGCATTTATACTGGAGTTCCTGCTAAGAAAATAAAGGAGGCAAAATGA